The Manis javanica isolate MJ-LG chromosome 6, MJ_LKY, whole genome shotgun sequence genome contains a region encoding:
- the LOC140850132 gene encoding olfactory receptor 4S2-like — translation MEKINNVTEFIFLGLSQNPVAEEVCFVLFSFFYTVILLGNLLIILTVYVGNLHKSPMYFFLSYLSFVDICYSSVTAPKMIVDLLAKRKTISYVGCMLQLFGVHFLGCTEIFILTVMAYDRYVAICKPLHYTAIMDRDRCTKMLLGIWAGGFLHSAVQVALVVQLPFCGPREIDHYFCDVHPVLKLACTDTYLVGAVVTANSGTIALGSFVILLISYTIILVSLRKQTAEGRRKALSTCGSHVAVVIIFFGPCTFMYMRPRTTFREDKMVAVFYTIITPMLNPLIYSLRNAEVKNAMKKLWDRKFFWEANRK, via the coding sequence atggaaaaaataaacaacgtaactgaattcattttcttgggTCTTTCTCAGAACCCAGTGGCTGAAGaagtttgttttgtgttgttttctttcttctacacaGTCATTCTCCTGGGAAACCTCCTCATCATTCTGACAGTGTATGTAGGTAACCTTCACAAGTCTCCGATGTATTTCTTTCTCAGCTACTTGTCTTTTGTGGATATTTGTTACTCTTCAGTTACAGCTCCTAAGATGATTGTTGACCTATTAGCCAAGAGGAAAACTATCTCCTATGTGGGGTGCATGTTGCAACTCTTTGGGGTCCATTTCTTAGGTTGCACTGAGATCTTCATCCTCACTGTAATGGCCTATGATCGTTATGTGGCTATCTGTAAACCCCTGCACTACACGGCCATCATGGACCGTGACAGATGCACTAAGATGTTGCTGGGGATCTGGGCAGGTGGGTTCCTACACTCTGCTGTCCAGGTGGCTCTGGTAGTCCAGCTGCCCTTCTGTGGGCCCAGAGAGATTGATCACTACTTTTGTGACGTGCACCCTGTGCTGAAACTTGCCTGCACAGACACATACCTTGTGGGTGCGGTTGTGACAGCCAACAGTGGTACCATCGCCCTGGGGAGCTTTGTTATCCTGCTGATCTCCTACACCATCATCCTGGTGTCCCTGAGAAAGCAGACAGCAGAAGGCAGGCGCAAAGCTCTCTCCACCTGCGGCTCCCACGTCGCTGTGGTCATCATCTTCTTTGGTCCCTGTACTTTCATGTATATGCGCCCTCGTACTACCTTTAGAGAAGATAAGATGGTGGCTGTATTTTACACAATTATCACCCCCATGTTAAATCCCCTGATTTATTCACTGAGAAATGCAGAAGTAAAGAATGCAATGAAGAAACTGTGGGACAGGAAGTTTTTCTGGGAGGCTAACAGAAAATAG